The Arachis hypogaea cultivar Tifrunner chromosome 19, arahy.Tifrunner.gnm2.J5K5, whole genome shotgun sequence genome has a window encoding:
- the LOC112779291 gene encoding peroxisomal membrane protein PMP22, with amino-acid sequence MSDIVNVAWKKYLLQLQLHPLRTKAITAAFLAGFSDGVAQKIAGAKRLQLRRILLFMLYGFAYSGPFGHFLHKLMDKIFRGKTGNETVAKKVILEQITSSPWNNFLFMMYYGLVIEGRSWSTVTNKVKKDYPAVQLTAWRFWPIVGWVNYQYIPLQFRVIFHSFVASCWAIFLNLKARSTLATIKKA; translated from the exons ATGTCTGACATAGTCAACGTTGCTTGGAAGAAATATCTCCTTCAGCTTCAGCTCCACCCCCTCAGGACAAAG GCAATTACTGCAGCATTTTTGGCTGGTTTTAGCGATGGAGTTGCACAGAAGATTGCTGGGGCTAAGAGGCTTCAGCTTAGAAGAATACTTCTCTTCATG CTCTATGGTTTTGCATACTCTGGACCCTTTGGACATTTTCTCCACAAATTGATGGATAAAATCTTTAGGGGGAAGACAGGCAATGAAACTGTTGCAAAGAAG GTGATCCTTGAACAGATAACTAGTTCCCCATGGAACAACTTTTTATTCATGATGTACTATGGCTTGGTTATAGAAG GAAGATCATGGAGCACAGTCACGAACAAAGTTAAGAAGGACTACCCTGCTGTTCAGTTGACTGCATGGAGG TTTTGGCCTATTGTTGGTTGGGTGAATTACCAGTATATACCTTTGCAGTTCCGTGTTATATTTCACAGCTTCGTTGCTTCCTGCTG GGCTATCTTTCTGAATCTGAAAGCAAGGTCTACACTAGCAACAATTAAGAAGGCCTAG